GAATAAGCCATTTATCCTTCAATATTTTGATTGGCTTTTTGCTTCCTTACAGTTGGATTTTGGAGATTCATATATTAATGGTGAATCAGTGTGGTCATTAATAGGTCCTGCATTTTTAAACACGTTAAAATTAACAATCGTATCATCGTCTTTAATCATTTTTATTTCTATTCTATTAGGTGTTACATGTGCATTGAAAGAAGGGGAAATGATTGACAAATCGATCAGAGGATTCTCATTTTTTTTAACCGCAATGCCTTCATATTTGTTAGCATCCATTCTGATTTGGTGTGTTTCAGTCAAATTAGACTTATTGCCAACAAATGGAATGGATTCTTATAAAAGTTATATCTTACCAGTGTCTGTCATCACCATTAGTTATGCGGGTATTTACTTTAGAAATATAAGAACCTCTATGCTGAGCAATTTAAATGAGGACTATGTTTTGTATGGAAGGGCATCAGGGCTATCAGAGAAGAAAATCACGAGTCATATTCTTAGGAATTCATTGCAAGTAACCATTTCTATATTTGGTATGGCCATACCTATTATATTAGGAAGTACCGTTGTTGTAGAAAATGTTTTTGCCTGGCCGGGATTAGGAACGTTGAGTGTGAATGCCATTCTAAGCAGGGACTTCCCTATTATTCAGGCGTATGTTCTCATTCTAGCGGCATCTTTTGTTTTGTTTAATACACTTTCCGACATTATCAATGTTGCAATGAATCCTAAGCTAAGGAATGATGTGTAAATGAGAATATTGAAAAACATTCGTAAGGATAAGGTAGCTTTCCTATCCTTAATTGTTATTTTGATGACCATTATTGTTGGTATTTTTGCCCCGGTATTTGCTCCGCATGATCCTAATGAAGTCAAGATGAGCTTGCGCTATGCATCTCCTTCGTGGGAATATTTGTTTGGAAATGACCACCTAGGCAGGTGTGTCCTGTCCAGAATAATCTATGGTATTCGGCCAAGTGTAATAGGGGTTTTGGTTGTTCTCTTTATATCCGTATTAATCGGAGCAATCTTAGGTTTTGTTGCTGGATATTTTAGAGGGAAAGTTGATGGTATCATTATGAGATTATGTGATATCATGCTTTCTTTTCCAGGTTATGTTATGGCGCTGGCTGTTATTGGTATTTTAGGAGTAGGTCTTGAAAACATCCTTATTGCATTTGCATTAATCAAATGGGCTTGGTTTGCTCGTATTATTAGAACCTCTGTTATGCAATATTCAGAATTAAATTATATCAAATTTGCCAAAGCATCAGGTTTAAGTGAAATCAACATTATCTACAGACATATTATTCCGGTTACTTTTTCTGATATCGCTGTGATTTCTAGTGGATCTATGGGATCGATGATTTTGCAAATTTCCGGCTTTTCATTCTTGGGGTTAGGAATTCAAGCCCCTCATGCTGAATGGGGTATGATGTTAAATGAGGCCAGAGAAGTAATGTTTACTAGACCAGAATTAATGATAGCCCCAGGTTTAGCTATTATAATTGTCGTATCTGTGTTTAATTTCTTTTCTGATGCACTTCAAGTTGTTTTAGATCCGAAATTAGTAAACTCTAAAAACACTAATAAACATAAATTGCGGTTATCTAAGATGAATGTTCAAGAAAAAAAGGTGGCTAATTAGATCATGGATATTTTAGAGGTAAACAACTTGAAAGTATGGGACGCTCATTCTGGTAAAAAGATTATCCAAGATAGCTCATTCCACTTGAAGCGCGGAAACTGCCTGGCAATTGTAGGAGAAAGTGGGAGCGGAAAGTCTATTACTTGTCGAGCTATCATGAGATTAAATAGGCCCACTATCCACCAATCAGGAGACATCCTGTTAAATGGCGAAAACATCAGTCAGCTTTCTGAAAAAGAGATGAGAAAGAAAAGGGGAAGAAACCTCTGCATGATTTTACAAAATGGAATGAGTGCATTTGATCCCTCCTGTGTGATTGGTGTTCATCTAAGAGAAACCTTAACAGAACATTTCGGTTGGAGTAGAAAAGTAATAGAAGAAAACATAACAGCTGCTATGAAGAGTGTGATGTTGAAAAATCCAACAGATATTATGAACAAATATCCACATCAATTATCAGGTGGAATGCTGCAACGCATCATGATCGCATTAGCTATTTGCTTGGAGCCTGATATTATTATTGCTGATGAACCAACAACAGCACTTGATACAATTTCACAATTTGAAGTAGTTGAGCAATTGATGAAATTGCGGGAAAGAATGGGTTGTTCAATGATATTTATTTCCCATGATTTGGGTGTTGTAAGGAAAATCGCGGATGACATGCTAGTCATGAGGAATGGAGAAATTGTAGAAAGAGGTAAAACCGAGGCTTTATTTGTTCAACCCGAACATGAATATACGAAATATTTGATATCTACAAGAGTGTCTCTAAGCAATCACTTTAAGAAGATAATGGGGGAGGCGTTATAGTTGCTCAGAGTTGATTCTGTTGAGAAATCCTATAAAAAGGGTGGATTGTTTTCTGTAAAAAGGCAAAATGTTTTAAAGAATGTCAGCTTTGAATGCTACAGTGGCGAATGTCTTGGTATTATCGGAGAAAGTGGAAGCGGAAAATCAACATTAGGGCGCTTGATCATGGGAATTGAAAGGTCTGATCGTGGACATGTTTTTTAAAATGAAAAAAATGTAGTAGAAAGAAGAGCAAGATCAGGTTATATAAGTGCTGTCTTTCAAGACTACAAATCTTCTATTAATCCATTCTTTACTGTTGAAGAGGCCATAATGGAGCCGATGAAAATTCAAAACAAGAGTAGACAAGAGATGAGAGAAAAAGTTATTAATCTACTAAAGCAAGTTGGGTTGCCTTCGTCTTATCGAGACAAATACCCCCATGAACTATCAGGAGGAGAGGTTCAAAGGGTATGTATTGCTAGAGCCATCTCAACAGTACCAGCCTGCATTTTATTAGATGAGTCAATCAGTTCTCTGGATGTATCAGTTCAAATACAAGTTCTTGACTTACTAAAGGATTTAAAAAGAATATATAACATGAGCTACATTTTTATAACGCATGATATACAGGCTGCTGCCTACATTTGTGATAGAGTCATCATTTTTAAGGATGGTCAGATTGAAGAAATAATTAAAACTGAACATTTAAAGGATGTTAAGTCAGCGTATGCAAAAAAACTAGTACAATCCATTATAACGATTTAATTGTGGCAACTGTCTAGTCTGAGTTGGTATAGAACCGGAGGGGAACCAATTGTGAATGGAGCATTATCTTGGCCTTTTTTAAGATTGTATATATTGGTGCTTCTTTATTTTAGTGCAAATTCTCTATTAAATGTCCTTATTCCTTTAAAAGGAGAATCATTAGGAGCTACTAATACAACAATCGGGCTGATTATGGGAGCTTATATGTTTACGACCATGTTTTTTAGACCATGGGCAGGTCATATTATTCAAAAGCATGGATCGATAAAAATATTACGAATTATACTGATTATCAATGGTTTAGCTTTAATCTTATATACGATAACTGGACTAGGTGGATATTTGGTCGCACGTATGTTGCAAGGTGTTTCAACAGCTTTTTTTTCAATGGCATTACAGGTAGGGATTATTGATGCATTGCCGGAAGAAGATCGCTCTCAGGGAATTTCCCTTTATTCTTTATTTTCCTATATACCGGGGATTATTGGCCCTCTACTTGCATTGGGGATTTGGCACGGGGGAATGGGATACTTTCCAATAGTGATGGTATCAATTGCGGTCTTTACTGGGGTTGTGGGCTATAGTACAAAAATAGATAAAGCCAAGACAGAAACGAAAAAAGAAGATCCTGTTCATGGCGTTAACATGTTCAGTTCATTTGGTCAGTTAGTGAAAAATCCTTATTTATTAAAATGTAGTGTTCTGATGTTAGTAGGTTCTATTGTATTTGGAGCAATAACTACCTTTATACCTTTATATGCTGCACAACTAAAAAGCAGTAGCGCTGGTGTTTTTTTAATGCTTATGGCTGGAACTGTTGTCATTTCCCGTTTTACTTTAAGAAAAAAAATCCCCTCTGATGGGAAATGGCATTCATCTTTTATCATGGGAAATATGCTTCTATTAGTAATAGCGTCACTGTGTGTGGGATTAGCTTTAAATGGAGGAACTATTCTTTTTTATGTAGGTGCTTGTTTAATGGGGATTGCTCAGGCTCTTTTGTATCCTACGTTAACCACGTATTTAAGCTTTGTATTACCTCATAATAATCGAAATGTGTTATTGGGGTTATTTATTGCGATGGCAGACCTAGGTGTATCATTAGGCAGTTTCATAATGGGACCGATAGCTGATATATACTCTTATTCATTTATGTACATGATTTGTGCCGGCTTAGGTGTGATGATGATTTTTTTTGCGTATGATCGTAGAAAAATATTTGTGGGTTAGGAATGAGGATAAAGAGTACAGGTTATTTCTGTCTTAAAGCTGGTAAATAAATAGTATAAACTTTTAATAAAATGAGAATAAATGATTTCTTCGCATGCTTTTTCTTGTGATTCCCCTTCAAATAAATCGATTTCTCAACTGTCAGGTAAGGTATGGAAGTATCATAAATAGCTAAAAAGAGTTGCCAAAGTGTAAGTCAATAGAAGCAGGAGTCATGCGAAATGTTTTTCCAATTAAACTATTAATTTTTTTTTAGTAGTTTGATTGGAAGAATCATTTTATAAGTAGCTCCGGGATAATGAAAGAGAGTAAATACTCATCGGTTTTAAAACGTAATTATAACGATTTGTAAAGGTAAAGGTAAATCTACTATTTATTTAAGGAAAGAAACGTCTCTACATGACGTAACAAGATAGGTTTGAAGAGTTGCTTTTTTTATCTTGATATATATTCAAAACTTGAGTGAAACAAACTTAAGGAGAGATTTTTTCTTGCAGAGGAGATTGTTTATAAAAATATTTAGGAGGTTACATACATGAAAAAAATTCCTGTAACAGTCTTAAGTGGTTATTTAGGAGCCGGAAAGACAACTGTACTAAATCACATTCTTCAAAATCGTGAAGGCTTGAAAGTAGCTGTTATCGTAAATGATATGAGTGAAGTAAATATTGATGCGGAAACCATCAAGCAAGGCGGAGGATTAAAAAGAACAGAAGAGAAATTGGTGGAAATGTCAAATGGTTGTATCTGCTGTACCCTCAGAGAAGACTTGCTTGTAGAGGTTGAAAAACTGGCGTTAGAGGGGAACATCGATTACATCGTGATCGAGTCAACAGGGATAAGCGAGCCTGTTCCTGTTGCTCAAACCTTTTCATACATAGATGAGGAACTGGGTATTGATCTGACCCGTTTTTGTAAGCTTGATACGATGGTCACTGTTGTTGATGCGAACCGCTTTTGGAAGGATTTTAGATCAGGAGAAAGTCTGCTTGATAGAAAAGAAGCACTGAGTGCAGCAGACGATCGTGAAATTGCAGATTTACTGCTGGATCAAATTGAATTTTGTGATGTTCTGATTATCAATAAATGTGATCTTGTAAATGAAGAAGAATTAACACATCTAGAAAAGGTACTACGCAAACTTCAACCTGAAGCAAGAATGATTAGAACAAATAAAGGCAAAATTCAATTAACAGATATCCTTCATACAAATCTTTTTGATTTTGAAAAAGCAAGTGAATCCGCAGGGTGGATAAAAGAGCTTACAATTGGACACAAAGAGCATCAACCGGAAACCGAAGAGTATGGAATTACATCCTTTGTTTATAAAAGAAGACTTCCTTTTCATAGTGAACGATTTTATCAGCTCATGCATTCACTTTCTGACAATATTGTTAGGGTAAAGGGAATTGCCTGGTGTGCTACAAGAAATAAATTCGCTCTTTCCGTCTCACAAGCTGGCCCTTCTATCGTAATAGAACCAGTGGCTTATTGGGTGGCCGCTATGGCAGCTGGTGAGCAAGAGCTTATTTTAAATGAAAATCCTCACATTAAAGCTGAATGGGATCCAGAATTCGGTGATCGTATGACTCAATTGGTTATTATAGGAACAAATATGAATAAAAAAGAGGTATTAAAACAATTAGATGCATGTCTACTAACTAGAGATGAATTTGATACTGAGTGGACGTTGTTTAAGGATCCGTTTCATTGGGATATTCCGGAAAGGGCTTAGTTTGTATTTTGGAAGTAGAAGAGGTGGATGTCAATGGAATATAAAGTAGCTATAGTAGGAGGAGGTCCTTCAGGTATAGGTGCGTTTAACATGAATATTTAAATGCAACAAGTTTTAGAGTTGAAAAATGAATTTTTAAAAGCTTTATGAAAAGTAGTTGACAAAAACCAATAATTTATTTATAGTTTGATTAACTAAATAGTTTCTCCTAAAGGGGAGTAGCTTTTACAGCAAAGTCGTCATTTCGGAGATTTCGTATCTCTCGGCTTTGTTGGCAACGTTCGGTTGTTAGCAAGACCTTTACCAATTGGTAAAGGTCTTTTACTTTTTATTAAAACCTTTACCGTTTACGGTAGAGGTTTTTTCTTTTTTCCGGAGACTAAAAAACTTTTTATGGAAAATTCACATTAC
This genomic stretch from Metabacillus sp. B2-18 harbors:
- a CDS encoding GTP-binding protein, translating into MKKIPVTVLSGYLGAGKTTVLNHILQNREGLKVAVIVNDMSEVNIDAETIKQGGGLKRTEEKLVEMSNGCICCTLREDLLVEVEKLALEGNIDYIVIESTGISEPVPVAQTFSYIDEELGIDLTRFCKLDTMVTVVDANRFWKDFRSGESLLDRKEALSAADDREIADLLLDQIEFCDVLIINKCDLVNEEELTHLEKVLRKLQPEARMIRTNKGKIQLTDILHTNLFDFEKASESAGWIKELTIGHKEHQPETEEYGITSFVYKRRLPFHSERFYQLMHSLSDNIVRVKGIAWCATRNKFALSVSQAGPSIVIEPVAYWVAAMAAGEQELILNENPHIKAEWDPEFGDRMTQLVIIGTNMNKKEVLKQLDACLLTRDEFDTEWTLFKDPFHWDIPERA
- the opp1B gene encoding nickel/cobalt ABC transporter permease, yielding MGSYIIKRLLMSVPLLFIISFLTFVLMNLSPLDPAEVVLQAQGVPQITDKLLEQTREEFGMNKPFILQYFDWLFASLQLDFGDSYINGESVWSLIGPAFLNTLKLTIVSSSLIIFISILLGVTCALKEGEMIDKSIRGFSFFLTAMPSYLLASILIWCVSVKLDLLPTNGMDSYKSYILPVSVITISYAGIYFRNIRTSMLSNLNEDYVLYGRASGLSEKKITSHILRNSLQVTISIFGMAIPIILGSTVVVENVFAWPGLGTLSVNAILSRDFPIIQAYVLILAASFVLFNTLSDIINVAMNPKLRNDV
- the cntC gene encoding staphylopine uptake ABC transporter permease subunit CntC; amino-acid sequence: MRILKNIRKDKVAFLSLIVILMTIIVGIFAPVFAPHDPNEVKMSLRYASPSWEYLFGNDHLGRCVLSRIIYGIRPSVIGVLVVLFISVLIGAILGFVAGYFRGKVDGIIMRLCDIMLSFPGYVMALAVIGILGVGLENILIAFALIKWAWFARIIRTSVMQYSELNYIKFAKASGLSEINIIYRHIIPVTFSDIAVISSGSMGSMILQISGFSFLGLGIQAPHAEWGMMLNEAREVMFTRPELMIAPGLAIIIVVSVFNFFSDALQVVLDPKLVNSKNTNKHKLRLSKMNVQEKKVAN
- the cntD gene encoding staphylopine uptake ABC transporter ATP-binding protein CntD, encoding MDILEVNNLKVWDAHSGKKIIQDSSFHLKRGNCLAIVGESGSGKSITCRAIMRLNRPTIHQSGDILLNGENISQLSEKEMRKKRGRNLCMILQNGMSAFDPSCVIGVHLRETLTEHFGWSRKVIEENITAAMKSVMLKNPTDIMNKYPHQLSGGMLQRIMIALAICLEPDIIIADEPTTALDTISQFEVVEQLMKLRERMGCSMIFISHDLGVVRKIADDMLVMRNGEIVERGKTEALFVQPEHEYTKYLISTRVSLSNHFKKIMGEAL
- the cntE gene encoding staphylopine family metallophore export MFS transporter CntE, producing the protein MNGALSWPFLRLYILVLLYFSANSLLNVLIPLKGESLGATNTTIGLIMGAYMFTTMFFRPWAGHIIQKHGSIKILRIILIINGLALILYTITGLGGYLVARMLQGVSTAFFSMALQVGIIDALPEEDRSQGISLYSLFSYIPGIIGPLLALGIWHGGMGYFPIVMVSIAVFTGVVGYSTKIDKAKTETKKEDPVHGVNMFSSFGQLVKNPYLLKCSVLMLVGSIVFGAITTFIPLYAAQLKSSSAGVFLMLMAGTVVISRFTLRKKIPSDGKWHSSFIMGNMLLLVIASLCVGLALNGGTILFYVGACLMGIAQALLYPTLTTYLSFVLPHNNRNVLLGLFIAMADLGVSLGSFIMGPIADIYSYSFMYMICAGLGVMMIFFAYDRRKIFVG